The Candidatus Eisenbacteria bacterium nucleotide sequence GGGGCGCATCTTCCGGCGATTCTGCGTGACTTTCTCTGGGACAAAGACGAGGATGAACTCGTCCGGGATATCGTTGCGGAACTTATAAGGTTCCTTAGTGCAGAAAAGACATCGGCTCGCGATGAGCGCGACAAGCTGGCTTCCCAGTTGGAGGCGGAGTGCGAATCAGCCGCCAAGAAAGTCCGGGAGGCGTTCGGGCACTACGGGCAAACGAGATTCTGGAAGCCCTTTTCCCGTCACGGTCACCTGCACATCTTCACGTGCGGCCGTGATGTGCCCCCGGAGAAACACAGGGGTTCCGGAGGACGTACCAACATCGATCGCTGGGACTACCAGACGGTGCTTCAGATCACACACTTCTTCGCCGAGAACTTCCCAGGCACGAAGGTCACAATCGAGGATCCGGTGGCCAAGCTTGCTGCGGAGGACTTGACGGGAGCGAGATTGGGACACCGCGTCGCCGGCCTCATGCGGCAGCTGGAAGACAAAGACTGCGTGGTTATCGGTTCGCCGGATGTCAGCGATTTCGCCGAGATCGTCTTGGCTGAACTGCACGGGACGCAGTCGTTTGCCGAAGGCACGGACAAGTTGGGGAGGAGGGGGCGGGAAAAGCGAAGAGGTTTCGCCCTTATTAAAGCGGAGATGAAGGCACCGAGTTCGACCTACTGGCTCAAGACCGAAGATGAAGAGGTCGGCGTGAAGTGGATCGAAACCGACAAGCAGTTCAGCGTGATAGAAGAGGACGGTCTCGGCACGACCTATGGAGTCCTGGTCGTGTGCGACAATCCCTTTGTCCGGGCATCAAGGGAACACAAGGTGATCATCTTTTCGGGCTTTTCGGGTGTCGCAACGTATGGCATGTCTTGGTTGCTGACATCAATCGACGCCCTTAGTGAATTCTTCAAGATCGACCAACGATTCGGCTCGCTCGACACCGATTTCGAAGCCCTCGTTGAAGTGCAGTATGCTTACGAGCTTGAGGGGAGGGCCGCGGGTGATCGTCGCAGGCTGATTGCGACGGAGCCGGTAAGGGTCGAAGCAATGGTGGAGATTCCGCGGCTCGTGTGATCTGACAAACGTGAAGGGTGGCGGGCGGGTGTTCGACCGAGAGGCAGCGGGGCCGCGAGAGCCGATGAGTCTCCGCGCTCTGGCCAGGGTGGTCCGAGAAGGCGATCTCGAGAACGGGCTTGGCGTTAGCGTCCGGATCATTCGGTGATGTATTAAGCATTCTTCCTTTTTGTGGCGCGGACATGCAGTCTATGACCGCGTCGCATCGATGCCTTCGCGTCGGGAAGGAGGTCATTGCATCACCGCGGCATACCGCGCCTTGGTGGCTCAGATGGCGAGGGGAGGGTGAGCGTGCGTCTCGTCGGACGCGGCAGCTGCGCACGAGCTGTCGGCGAGCCGCGGTCTTTCGGTCTCCGAGAAGATGCTAGGATGAAACCATGATCGGTAAGGTCGTCCAAAGGCACGTGCTGGGTGATCCTGCCGCCGCGCGGCGAGATCTGGTGTATTGGGTGGGGCGATCGCCCGCGGAGCGCCTGGCGGCCGTCGAGATGCTCAGGCGATGGGTCCGTGGATGTTCAGCCAGACTTCAGAGAACTGATCGAGTTGTTCAACAGACACTGGATTGAGTATTTGGTTGTGGGCCGGGTCCAGGGTTTGTGGAAGCTATGGCGAACGTCCCTGTGCACTTCATTGGGCGGGATATGTTGATCGCGAACAAGCGCGCGGTCGGCAGGAGGAATGACCATGCAGACATCGAGGCTCTTGGCGAGGAGTGGCGCGTCAGCGCGGACCTCGCTGCGGCAGTCGAGCGCGCCCCTGGAACCTCTCTTCGGGAACACGTTGGTAGTGTTTCTTGCGCGATGCGGCTGCTGAGCGGCAGCAGCAAGTGGAGTGAGAGATGTTGAGCGCAACCATCAAGCTTTTTCTCGTACACGGTGACGCAAAGCGCATGCGCGCTGCTGAGCTCGTGAACTGGATCGGCAAAGCGGTGGCCGGGCCGCGGAGCGAGTTAGCCTGGACTATGCACGCGTTTCCTACTGCGGCCGCGGATCTCCCTTCGCGCTTCCGCGCTCCGGGAGCTTCCTCGGCGACCGGTCCCTCCGGGACGGGTGCCCGCCTCGGTCGCGCGAGAAGACGCCTACGAGGCCTCCCTTCCGTCGCCGCTTCCTCAACGTAGTGCCGAGACTACGTTTCCGGGAGCGGCTCGTCCAGGTCGGCCTCTCGGGCCCTAGCTCCGCATCCTCGCGACGAAAACGCGTGCATAGTCGAGGCTAGCGCTGCCGCGACCGTGATTCACGGCGGCTCTGCCAATGGACTCGTTGCTTGGAAAACGAAAGACGGGAAGACCCTGAAGGAACTCGAGGCGGGATAACTAATGGACGAGTGGCCAGGGCTGCGCGCCGCTTCTGAAGCAGAGCAGTGGGCCCGCCACCTCGCGGTGGCACCACGGGCAGCCGTTGGAGGCGAACCGTGAACCCGAAGTTTGCGAGAACCGTGGAATGCTTGGAACTGAGCTTTCAGAAACTCATGCAGCAGACACCGGTTCGTCCGGACACACTGCCTTCCGCCTTGCCGAGGCGGGGGATGTACTTGTTTTCCGACGGCGGGAGTGATCTGTACGTTGGGCGCACGAACAACTTGAAGGGTCGCATTCAGAGCCAGTGCCGCAGAAGCAGTAGTCACAATCAGGCCACCTTGGCCTTCCGAATCGCTCGGAAAGAAACGGGACGCACTCAGGCCTCATACACGACTTCTGGGTCTCGAGACGATCTCGAGAGTGACCCCGGGTTTGGCCCTGTCTTCAGTAGGGCGAAAGACCGAATCAGGAAGATGGACTTGCGATTCGTAGAGGAAGAGGGCCCCACCCGGCAGGCTCTTCTCGAGATCTGTGTGGCGACGGTTTTGGAGACACCCTACAACGATTTCGAAAACCACTGAGGGGGCAAATGCTGCCCAACAAGCCGCATCCGGACTCCTCCGGCAAGCGAAAAGTCTATCCGTCAGGGCGCCGGGGTTGCACTACGGCCGTAACTCAGACCCCTTGGAGCATACTCTCCGTACCGGGAGCCGCGACCGGTGAGGAGCTACGAATCGATCACTATCTGACCGCCCGGCACCGAGCCCCGGCGCGTAATCTCGACAGAGGTCCCCGGGTCGAGCGAGCCCCGTCCCTTCCTTGACGAACCCCTCTCCATCCGATAGGCTCGGCGATCGTGGGTGAGACCGGCGAGAAGAGGCGCGTCCTTTTTGTTTGCACCGGCAACATGTGCCGGAGCCCTCTGGCGGAGGGGATCTTTCGGGGCCTTCTCCCCCCGGAGCAGGCCGGCCGCATTGAGGTTCTCTCCGCGGGGACGAACACGATCGACGGGGAGAGGCCGACCGACCTCGCGGAGGAGGTCGCGTCGGAGAACGGGATCGACATCGGCGGCATCCGCTCGCGCCGGTTGACGACCGCGCTCGTCCGCGCGAGCGATCTCATCGTGGTCATGACGCGCGCTCATCGCGCGAGCGTTCTCTCCCTCGCGCCCGAGGCGGACACGAAGATCCTTCTCCTTCGGGATCTCCTTCCCCCTTCGAATCCCCGCGCGGGGAAGGACCTCCCCGATCCGATCGGCGGCCCGATGGAGGCGTACCGAGAGACGGTTCGCGGCATCCGCGAGGCGCTCGCGAAGGGGTGGCTGGCGATTGAGCGGCGTCTCTTTGGGAAGGAAACGGCCGAACGGGATTCGACGTCGGCGGGGACTTGAAGAGGGTCGTCTCGGGGATCGGCCGAGGCGGCGAGAAGGAACGGAACGGTCGGCTCGCCGAGCCGACGGCTGGGTGACGGGATGAAGATCGCGGTTGCGAGTGATCACGCCGGATTCGAGCGAAAGAAGAAAATCATTTCGTGGCTCAAGGAACTCGGACAGGACCCGGCCGATCTCGGCCCTCCGAACGCGGAGCCGTGCGACTATCCGAAGTACGCCTACGCCGTCGCGCGGAGCATCCGCGAGGGATCGGCGGAACGGGGCGTCCTCGTCTGCGGAAGCGGGATCGGCATGTCGATGGCGGCGAACCGCCTGACGGGGGTGCGCGCCGCGCTCTGCTCGGACCGGGAGGCGGCGCGTCTTTCGCGCGCGCACAACGACGCGAACGTCCTCGTCCTCTCCGGGCGCGCGATGGACGACGGCGAGGCGCGCGCCGCGCTTGAGACGTGGATCGCCGAGCCGTTCGAGGGGGGACGCCACGAGGCGCGCGTGCGCGGGATCGATCTCCCCTCCTACGGGGGAACCGAGGAGCCGGCCCCGCCGGGGGGCGGACGGCTTTCGTATCTTTTCCAGACCGATCCCGAGATCGCGGAGGCGATCCTCGGCGAGAGGCGTCGGCAGGAGACGAAGCTCGAGCTGATCGCGTCGGAGAACTTCGCGAGCGAGGCGGTTCTCGAGGCGCTCGCGACCCCGATGAACAACAAGTACGCCGAAGGGTACCCGGGGAAGCGTTACTACGGCGGCTGCGAGTTCGTGGACGTCGCCGAGCAGCTCGCGATCGACCGCTTGAAAATGATCTTCGGCGCGGATCACGCGAACGTGCAGCCCCATTCGGGCGCGTCGGCGAACATCGCCGCCTACTTCTCGCTCCTCGAGCACGGCGACACGATCCTCGGCATGAACCTCTCGCACGGTGGGCACCTCACGCACGGCCATCCGGTGAACTTCTCCGGGCGCTTCTTCAAGGTTGCCCAGTACGGCGTGAGCCGGGAGACCGAGACGCTCGACTACGACGAGATCCGCAAGGTCGCGCGGGAAGCGAAGCCGCGCATGATCGTGAGCGGGTACTCCGCCTACCCGCGCACGATCGACTTCGCCGCCTTTCGATCGATCGCGGACGAGGTCGGTGCGTACCTCATGGTCGACATCGCGCACATCGCCGGCCTCATTGCGGCGGGTCTCCATCCGAACCCGGTCCCGCACGCGGACATCGTAACGAGCACGACCCACAAGACCCTCCGGGGCCCGCGCGGCGGCTTCATCCTGTGCAAGAAGGAGCATCAGGAGGCGGTCGACAAGACGACCTTCCCGGGCATGCAAGGGGGGCCGCTCGAGCACTGCATCGCCGCCAAGGCGGTTTGCTTCCGCGAGGCGATGACGCCCGCCTTCCGCGAGTACCAGGGGCGGGTCGTCCGGAACGCCCGCGCGCTCGCCGCGGCGCTCGAGGCGAAGGGCTTCCGCCTCGTCTCGGGGGGGACGGACAATCACCTCATGCTCGTGAATTTGACCGACAAAGGATTGTCGGGGAAGAAGTCGGAGAAGGCGCTCGACCAGGCGGGGATCACGGTGAACAAGAACACGGTTCCCTTCGACGAGCGGTCGCCCTTCGTCACGAGCGGGATCAGGATCGGGACTCCGGCGGTGACGACTCGCGGGATGGGGACGCGGGAGATGGAGCGCGTGGCGGAGCTCATCGGGCGCGTCCTCGCCGACCCGGCGAACGAGGGGAACCTCGAGGAAGTGCGGAAGGACGTCGAGGCTCTCTGCCGTCTGTTCCCGCTCTACCGCGGCTAGGCCGCGACAGGAGGGGCCGCCGTGCGCTGTCCTTCGTGCGGAAAGGATCGCGACAAGGTCGTTGATTCCCGGAGCGTGCGCGCCGGGAGGGCGGTGCGGCGGCGGCGGCATTGCACGGAGTGCGGGCATCGCTTCACGACGTACGAGTACGTCGACACCGCGGTGTTCGTCGTCGTCAAGAAGGACGGGAGGCGCGAGCCGTACAACCGGGAGAAGCTCGTCAGCGGGATCCTCACCGCGTGCGAGAAGCGGCCGGTCTCCCGCGACGCGATCGACGCCCTCGTGGATCGGGTCGAGACGGCGATCGGGGAACAGGGAGAGCGCGAGGTCCGGAGCCAGACGATCGGCGAGGCGGTGATGAAGGAGCTCCGCAAGCTGGACGAGGTCGCGTACGTTCGTTTTGCCTCGGTGTATCGACGCTTCAAGGATGTGGGCGAGTTCCTGGACGAAGTCCGCTCGCTCCTTGACTGATCGATGTCCGCGAGGCGAAGACCGGCCGGCCGCTCCGATCGCAAGGAGATGCCCTTCCTCGAACACCTCGAGGAGCTCCGCGGGGTTCTCCTCCAATCCGCAGCCCTCGTCGCCCTCTTCGCGTGCGGCGGATGGTTCCTTTCGAGCGAGGGGCTCGACCTCCTCATCCGTCCGGTCGGATCGCTCGTCTTTCTAGGCCCGACCGAGGCGTTCACCCTCCGCCTCAAGATCGCCCTTCTCCTCGGCTTCCTCGCCTCGCTCCCCTTCGTTCTCTACAAGGTGTGGAGCTTCGTGGCGCCCGGTCTCTTCGAGCGTGAGAGACGCTTCGTCGTTCTCGTCGTCGGAGCCTCGACGGTTCTCTTCCTCGCGGGGGCCGCCTTCGGCCTCTTTGTGCTCGTGCCGATCGCGGTCGCCTTCCTCCTCGGCTTCGGCACGGAGAGCCTCCGCCCGATGATCGCGGCGGGGAACTACTTCGCGTTCGTGACGAAGCTTCTTCTTGCGTTCGGGGTCGTCTTCCAGCTCCCGCTCGCGGTCACGCTCCTCACACACGTCGGCCTGCTCCAGCCGGAGTGGCTTCTCCGGAAGTGGCGCTACGCGATCGTCGTGATCGCGGTGGTGTCGGCGGTCCTCACGCCCCCCGACGTCGCCTCGCAGATCCTGATGGGTGTCCCAGTCCTCGCGCTCTACTTCCTCTCGATCCTCATCTCGTTCGCCGTCCGAAAGAAACGACGGGAAGAGAACGAACGCGATCGGGAGAGCGAGGAGGGCGAGGGAGGCGAGGAAACCGGCGGAGAGAACGGAGACGAAATCGAAGAAGAAACCGAACGGGTGAGGCGAACGGAGGATCCGGAGTGAGAGGAGAAACGGCTCGGTTTGCGGAGAGCGCGGCGCGCGAGGCGGGTGCGCTTCTCCTTCGGCGCTTCCGCGGCGCCGGAGGGGATCGCGTGCGCTTCAAGGGTGCGAAGGACCTCGTGACCGAAGCGGACGAAGAAGCGGAGCGCCTGCTCCGAGCGCGGATCGGGAGTAGGTTTCCATCCGACCGGATCGTGGCCGAAGAAGGAGGGGGACGGGCCGAAGGGGCCGAGGCGGTCTGGTACGTCGACCCGCTCGACGGAACGACGAACTTCGTCCATCGCTTCCCTCTCTTCTCCGTGTCGGTCGCGCGCGAGGAGCGGGGAGAGCTCGCGGTCGGGGTCGTGCACGTTCCCGTGCTCGAGGAGACGTTCGTCGCGGAGAAGGGAGGCGGCGCATTCTTGAACGGTGAACGAATCCGCGTGAGCGGCGTGCGGGAGCCAATCGAGGCGCTCGTCGCCACCGGCTTCGCCTGCGTCCGCTCGAACCGGATTCCGAACGGCGTGCCGGTGTTCGATCGGGTGGTTCACGAGGTTCAAGGCGTGCGGAGGGGGGGCTCGGCGGCGATCGATCTCGCGTACACCGCGGCGGGGCGCTTCGACGGGTTCTGGGAGATGAACCTGAACGCGTGGGACATCGCCGCCGGGATCCTTCTCGTCCGCGAGGCGGGAGGGGTGGTGACCGATTTCCTCGGGGGGAACGAGATGGTCCGCCGGAAGGAGCTCGTGGCGGGGAACCGGGCGGTCCACGCGTACCTGATCGACCGGATCGCGCGCACTGCAGAGGAGGAAGGTTGGGATCTTCGGGCGGGGGACTAGGGGAAGGTCGGAGGAAGCTGGCGCACGCCGGCGTTCTCGTCGCGGTCCCCATCTTCCGGCTTCTTCCTGTCGACGTGCTCCTTCCGCTCTCCGCCGCCGCCCTCGGGGCGGTGTGGGCGCTGGGACCGTTTCTTCTTTCCCGGCTCGCCCGTCCGGGGGAAGGATGGGTCCGATTCTCCCTCGCGGTCTCCTCGTTTCCGCTCGCGGCGGGGCTTCTCCTCGCCGCGTTTCCCGAGAGGCCCGGAGTGGCCGCGTCGGCCGTCGCCCTTCTCGCGGCAGGGGACGCGGCGGCGAACACCGCGGGGAGGCAAATCGGCGGGCCTCGCCTCCCTTGGAACGCCCGGAAGACGGCCGTGGGGAGCGCGGCGTTTCTTGTCGCCGGCCTCGCGGCGGCAGGTCTCTCCTTTGCCCTCGTCGATGCGACCCCGATCGGGCGGGCGGTTCCCCTTCTCCTCGCCCCCGTCCTTCTCGGCGCGGCGATCGAGAGCCTTCCCACCCGGATCGGGGACAACCTGCCGGTCGCCCTCTTCCCCGGTGTGCTTCTCGGGCATCTCGCGGGCGGTACCGAGATCCCGTGGGACGTCGCGCCGTCGCGGCTCCCCGCGGGGCTGCTCGTGTTCGTTCTTCTCGCCCTTCTCGGGCTCCGGACCCGTTCCCTCGACCGATCGGGGGCGGCGGCCGGCATCCTCCTCGGATCGCTCATCTTCACCGCAGCAGGCCCTCCGGCATGCGCTCTTCTCGTCCTCTTCGTCCTCCTCGGAACTCTCTCCTCTCGGATCGCCAAGCGGGCGCACGCCCCGCGGGGAGCGCGGCATGCGATCGCGAACCTCGGGATCCCGGCCTTTCTCGCCGTTCTTCTGTGGATGGGAGGAGGGGCGGCGGTCCGGACCGCGTACGCGGCGGCTCTCGCGGCCGCCCTCGCCGACACGCTCTCCGGGGAAATCGGCATGCTCTCCCCCGTTCCCCCGCGCCTCATCCTCGGCTTTCGAGAGGTTCCTCCCGGGACGGACGGGGGGGTGACGGTTCTCGGCACGCTCTCCGGCGCGGTCGGTTCAGCCCTTCTCGCCGCGCTGGGTCTCGGGCTCGGCTTCCTCGGAGGGAGAGAGGCGGCGGTCGCAGCGCTCGCGGGCTTCGCGGGGACGCTCGTCGACAGCCTCCTCGGCGCCTCGGCCGAGAGGGCGGGCCTCATCGGGAACGAGGAGGTGAACTTCCTCTCGATCCTCGGGGCCGCCCTCCTCGGGGGCCTTGTCGTCTCCTTCGGGGCGTAGGCGGAACCGATTGAAAAATCAGTAGGTTTGGCTTGACAGGTTTCGCCGGATTTGCTTGAATGACCAAGGGACTCTTCTTCGCCCCCTTCTCGCGGGGCACCGAGAAAGGAGGCCGCCGGTCATGACGAAAGCGGACCTTGTGGAGCAGATCGCGACGAGCACGGGATTGACGAAGAAGGACACGGCCGAGGCGGTCGACGAGTTCCTCGGCGCGATCAAGAAGGCTCTCCGGGAGGGGGAGCATATCGAGATTCGCGGGTTCGGAACGTTCAAGGTCAAGGAGCGAAAGGCGCGAACCGCGCGCAATCCTCGGACGGGCGATCCGGTTCCTCTCCCTTCGCGGCGGGTTCCGGTGTTCAAGGTCTCGAAGGAGCTGAAGGCCCGCATCAATCAGGGGCGGGAGTAGTCCGGGCGATCCCTGCTTCTCGCGGATGGGACGAAGATGGGGCTCTTCATCGCGTTCGAGGGGCTCGACGGCGCGGGAACGACCACGCAGGCGACGCTTCTCGCCGATCGCCTCGAGGCCGAGGGCGTTCCCGTCCATCTGACGAAGGAGCCTTCCGAGGGACCGGTCGGGAACCTGATCTCGCTCGTGCTCCGCAGGCGGCTCGTCTCGCCGACTGCGGGGAGGCCTCTCGATCCGTTTCCCGACGATCTCCTAGCGCTTCTCTTCGCCGCCGACCGGATCGATCATCTTCACGCCGAGATCCTCCCGAAGCTTCGGGAGGGGATCACCGTTGTGACCGACCGCTACATCCTGTCGTCCTATGCGTACCAGTCGCTCGGCTGCGACCTGAAGTGGATCCGCGAGGTGAACGCGCATGCGGTGATGCCCGATCTCACGTTCCTCATCGATGTTCCGGCGCCCGTGTGTCTGCGCCGCATCGAGAAGGGCCGGTGGGAAACCGAGCTCTTCGAGGGGCTGGACAAGCTGGTCGTCGTGCGCAAGAACTACCTCCGCATCGCCGCGAGCCCGATCGGCGAGTCGATGAACGTGGTTCTTCTCGACGGCGAGAAGGAGGTCCGCGCCCTCCAGAAGGAGATCTGGGAACGGCTGCGCTCTTCCGTGCAACCGGGGGCGAAGGAAGGGGTTGAAGGGGAAGGCGACGATTCGCAGCTCGGCCTGAATCTCTGCCCGGCGGACGAACCGGGCCCCGCGACGGGAGGGGAAGAAGAGCGATGAAGAGGGATCCTTCGGCCTCCTCTTTTGTGATACCGACCTCGAGCGACGCCGGCAACGTGTACGAGCTGGTCGTCGTGGCGGCTCTTCGCGCGCGCCAGCTCAACCGGTTCCCCCAGCTTCGCGATCGGGACGCGACGGGAACGATTGTCGATCAGGCGGTCCGCGAGGCGGCGACCAAGAAGCTCGCCTATGCGATCGCGGAGCGGGAGGAGGTTCCGGCCCAGGTGTCGCGCCCGATTGAAGGATGAACCGTTCGACTGTGGGTTATCGATACGTAATTGGAGTGGATCTCGGCGCGACGACGGTTCGCGCCGCCCTGTTTTCGGTCGAGGGGCGGATCGGAAACCGCCTCGAGACCCGGTTCGCGCCGAGCGGGAGCGGCGAGGAGGACCGTGCGGCCTTCTTCCGCGTTCTCGAGGATCTTCTCGCCGGCGAAAAGCGCTCCGGCCTTCTCGCGGTCGGGATCGGCTCGTTCGGGCCGCTCGACCGGGAGAGGACGCGCATCGAGGAAGCGCCGAACCGACCGAGCTGGAAGCACTATCCCCTCCGCGAGGCGGTGGAAGAGAGGCTCGCCGCTCCGGTGATCGTCGAGAACGACGCGAACGCGGCGACGTTCGGCGAGTTTCGTCGCGGAGCCGGGAAGGGAGCGGAGAGCCTTCTCGGGCTCACGGTCGGCACCGGGATCGGAGGGGGCTTCGTGAGCGAGGGGAAGATCCTCGTGGGCGCATGGGGGAACGCGGGGGAGTTCGGGCACATGTACGTCGGGGGCGAGGGAGTTCGATGCCGGTGCGGGGCCCTCGATTGCCTCGAGACCTACGCGTCCGCCGAGGGGATCAAGCGCGCGTACCGCTCGCGCGCGGCGGGCGATCCGTCGCTCTCTTGCCACGGCATCTTCCATCTCGCCAGAAGCGGGGACCGGATCGCGGTCGAGACGATCGAGACGGCGGCGCGCCTCCTCGGGCGCGCGATCGCCTCGCTTCAAAAAGCGTTCGACCCGGAGCGGATCGTGATCGGAGGAGGGCTCTCGCGGGAGCGAGACCTTCTCGTCGAGCCGGCGATCCGGGAAGCGCGCGAGCAGGTCTTTCCTGCCCAGAGGGAGCGTTTCCAGGCGTTCCCAGCTGCCCTCGGACCCGACGCGGGCCTCGTCGGCGCGGCCGAGCTTGCGCTCGAAATCGCCGAGAACCGCTGAGTCTTCTCGCGCCTTCCCATCCTCAATGTACGGTTCTTCCGGCCGATTCTTGGGTCGGAGGGTCTTCCCGTGCGCCCTGCGACACCC carries:
- a CDS encoding toll/interleukin-1 receptor domain-containing protein: MAGDGSFDEEVFFSYASEDLHHVRQLARRLWDEYRISSFVADDALKDLARGDRWEQTLLEKVTRCRFFALYASRSVMASAWVNREVQRFFEGAYSRDNRRKMFVLTRTAQPGAHLPAILRDFLWDKDEDELVRDIVAELIRFLSAEKTSARDERDKLASQLEAECESAAKKVREAFGHYGQTRFWKPFSRHGHLHIFTCGRDVPPEKHRGSGGRTNIDRWDYQTVLQITHFFAENFPGTKVTIEDPVAKLAAEDLTGARLGHRVAGLMRQLEDKDCVVIGSPDVSDFAEIVLAELHGTQSFAEGTDKLGRRGREKRRGFALIKAEMKAPSSTYWLKTEDEEVGVKWIETDKQFSVIEEDGLGTTYGVLVVCDNPFVRASREHKVIIFSGFSGVATYGMSWLLTSIDALSEFFKIDQRFGSLDTDFEALVEVQYAYELEGRAAGDRRRLIATEPVRVEAMVEIPRLV
- a CDS encoding DUF4357 domain-containing protein → MVEASAAATVIHGGSANGLVAWKTKDGKTLKELEAG
- a CDS encoding low molecular weight protein arginine phosphatase, translating into MGETGEKRRVLFVCTGNMCRSPLAEGIFRGLLPPEQAGRIEVLSAGTNTIDGERPTDLAEEVASENGIDIGGIRSRRLTTALVRASDLIVVMTRAHRASVLSLAPEADTKILLLRDLLPPSNPRAGKDLPDPIGGPMEAYRETVRGIREALAKGWLAIERRLFGKETAERDSTSAGT
- the rpiB gene encoding ribose 5-phosphate isomerase B; translation: MKIAVASDHAGFERKKKIISWLKELGQDPADLGPPNAEPCDYPKYAYAVARSIREGSAERGVLVCGSGIGMSMAANRLTGVRAALCSDREAARLSRAHNDANVLVLSGRAMDDGEARAALETWIAEPFEGGRHEARVRGIDLPSYGGTEEPAPPGGGRLSYLFQTDPEIAEAILGERRRQETKLELIASENFASEAVLEALATPMNNKYAEGYPGKRYYGGCEFVDVAEQLAIDRLKMIFGADHANVQPHSGASANIAAYFSLLEHGDTILGMNLSHGGHLTHGHPVNFSGRFFKVAQYGVSRETETLDYDEIRKVAREAKPRMIVSGYSAYPRTIDFAAFRSIADEVGAYLMVDIAHIAGLIAAGLHPNPVPHADIVTSTTHKTLRGPRGGFILCKKEHQEAVDKTTFPGMQGGPLEHCIAAKAVCFREAMTPAFREYQGRVVRNARALAAALEAKGFRLVSGGTDNHLMLVNLTDKGLSGKKSEKALDQAGITVNKNTVPFDERSPFVTSGIRIGTPAVTTRGMGTREMERVAELIGRVLADPANEGNLEEVRKDVEALCRLFPLYRG
- the nrdR gene encoding transcriptional repressor NrdR — protein: MRCPSCGKDRDKVVDSRSVRAGRAVRRRRHCTECGHRFTTYEYVDTAVFVVVKKDGRREPYNREKLVSGILTACEKRPVSRDAIDALVDRVETAIGEQGEREVRSQTIGEAVMKELRKLDEVAYVRFASVYRRFKDVGEFLDEVRSLLD
- the tatC gene encoding twin-arginine translocase subunit TatC, which translates into the protein MPFLEHLEELRGVLLQSAALVALFACGGWFLSSEGLDLLIRPVGSLVFLGPTEAFTLRLKIALLLGFLASLPFVLYKVWSFVAPGLFERERRFVVLVVGASTVLFLAGAAFGLFVLVPIAVAFLLGFGTESLRPMIAAGNYFAFVTKLLLAFGVVFQLPLAVTLLTHVGLLQPEWLLRKWRYAIVVIAVVSAVLTPPDVASQILMGVPVLALYFLSILISFAVRKKRREENERDRESEEGEGGEETGGENGDEIEEETERVRRTEDPE
- a CDS encoding inositol monophosphatase, encoding MRGETARFAESAAREAGALLLRRFRGAGGDRVRFKGAKDLVTEADEEAERLLRARIGSRFPSDRIVAEEGGGRAEGAEAVWYVDPLDGTTNFVHRFPLFSVSVAREERGELAVGVVHVPVLEETFVAEKGGGAFLNGERIRVSGVREPIEALVATGFACVRSNRIPNGVPVFDRVVHEVQGVRRGGSAAIDLAYTAAGRFDGFWEMNLNAWDIAAGILLVREAGGVVTDFLGGNEMVRRKELVAGNRAVHAYLIDRIARTAEEEGWDLRAGD
- a CDS encoding DUF92 domain-containing protein, with the protein product MGSSGGGLGEGRRKLAHAGVLVAVPIFRLLPVDVLLPLSAAALGAVWALGPFLLSRLARPGEGWVRFSLAVSSFPLAAGLLLAAFPERPGVAASAVALLAAGDAAANTAGRQIGGPRLPWNARKTAVGSAAFLVAGLAAAGLSFALVDATPIGRAVPLLLAPVLLGAAIESLPTRIGDNLPVALFPGVLLGHLAGGTEIPWDVAPSRLPAGLLVFVLLALLGLRTRSLDRSGAAAGILLGSLIFTAAGPPACALLVLFVLLGTLSSRIAKRAHAPRGARHAIANLGIPAFLAVLLWMGGGAAVRTAYAAALAAALADTLSGEIGMLSPVPPRLILGFREVPPGTDGGVTVLGTLSGAVGSALLAALGLGLGFLGGREAAVAALAGFAGTLVDSLLGASAERAGLIGNEEVNFLSILGAALLGGLVVSFGA
- a CDS encoding integration host factor subunit beta; protein product: MTKADLVEQIATSTGLTKKDTAEAVDEFLGAIKKALREGEHIEIRGFGTFKVKERKARTARNPRTGDPVPLPSRRVPVFKVSKELKARINQGRE
- the tmk gene encoding dTMP kinase, encoding MGLFIAFEGLDGAGTTTQATLLADRLEAEGVPVHLTKEPSEGPVGNLISLVLRRRLVSPTAGRPLDPFPDDLLALLFAADRIDHLHAEILPKLREGITVVTDRYILSSYAYQSLGCDLKWIREVNAHAVMPDLTFLIDVPAPVCLRRIEKGRWETELFEGLDKLVVVRKNYLRIAASPIGESMNVVLLDGEKEVRALQKEIWERLRSSVQPGAKEGVEGEGDDSQLGLNLCPADEPGPATGGEEER
- a CDS encoding DNA-directed RNA polymerase subunit omega — translated: MKRDPSASSFVIPTSSDAGNVYELVVVAALRARQLNRFPQLRDRDATGTIVDQAVREAATKKLAYAIAEREEVPAQVSRPIEG
- a CDS encoding ROK family protein: MNRSTVGYRYVIGVDLGATTVRAALFSVEGRIGNRLETRFAPSGSGEEDRAAFFRVLEDLLAGEKRSGLLAVGIGSFGPLDRERTRIEEAPNRPSWKHYPLREAVEERLAAPVIVENDANAATFGEFRRGAGKGAESLLGLTVGTGIGGGFVSEGKILVGAWGNAGEFGHMYVGGEGVRCRCGALDCLETYASAEGIKRAYRSRAAGDPSLSCHGIFHLARSGDRIAVETIETAARLLGRAIASLQKAFDPERIVIGGGLSRERDLLVEPAIREAREQVFPAQRERFQAFPAALGPDAGLVGAAELALEIAENR